CCCGTCGACCCCCCAGGCGCCCTGCCCGACGACCCGGTCGCCACGCACCACCGCGTACGCCAGTCCGGGTGCCCGGACGTCGGCCATGTACTCCCGCAGATGGCTCTCCACCCGGGACATGTCGTCGGCCGGGGGCGACGGCGGCACGCCGGCCGCCGGGCCGACCCCGGTGGCCACCGCCAACGGCAGGGCCGCCAGCAGGGCCAGCACGGTCAGCACGGCCTGCACGGCCTGCCTTCCTCCGCGCGATTCGCTGATCATCTCGTTCCCTCCCCCGTACGGGTGCCGCCGGTCGCCGGACCGGCACGCGTGCGGCTCCCGGTGGACTCAGCCGATCTGGCTGAGCAGCCGTTCCAACTCGGTCAGCCGTTGCTTCACCTCGGCCAGTTCGTCCCGGGCGCCGCGTACCTCGGTGCGCAGCCCGGTCAGTTCCCCGGCCGTCGCGGTGCCGGCCTCCGCCGTCCGGGTCTCCGCCTCGACCACGCGCTCGACCAGGGCGCGGTACGCCGCGTCCCCGACCGTGCTCCGCCGGGCCCGGTAGAAGCCCAGGCCGACGAAACCGACGACGGCGACCAGGGCGACCGCCACCGCGGCCGACGCGATCGTGGCGGTCTGCGCGATGTCCAGGTCGGCTGCCAACAATGTGCTCACTCGCTCGTTTCCTCTCCCGATCCGCCCGCTGCCGGGCCGTTCTGTTCCGCCGTGCCGGTGACGCCCGCTGCCGGGTCCAACGTCGGGACGGCCTCGGCGACCACCTGCGGGGTGACGGCCAGCGCGAACGGCACCACCTCGAAGTACTTCACCGAGCTGCCGTCCCGGGCCGTCTCCAGTTCACCGGTGACCAGTCCGGCCGCCTCCAGCCGCTGGAGGTGCATGTAGAGCAGCGGCCGGTTCATCTCCAGTCGGCGGGCGAGCTGGCTTACGTAGCTGCGGCCCTCGGCGAGGGCCGCCACGATCCGCAGCCGGTGCGGGCTGGCCAGCGCGGTGAGCATCCGCAGCAACTGCTCCCCCGAGGGCGGGGCCTGCTCCATGCGTCCCGTTCCTTCCCCGGTGTCAGATGCATCTGACACCCCCCTGTCAGACGAGACTGACACCCCCGACGACAAACGTCAAGCAGCAGGGGTGGGGATCAGCCGGCGGGGTGGGTCCGGGGTCAGCCCTGCCGGGTGGGTCCGGGGTCAGTCCTGCCGGGTGGGTCCGGGGTCAGTCCGGCCGGGTGGAAGGTGGTCGCCAGCGGCGGCCGGCGAGCAGGTTGCCGGCACCACTCCAGGCCATCTCCATCATCCGGCCGGCCATCCGGTCCGGATCGGCGTCCGGCTGGTCGGCCAGCAGGTCGGCGACCGACTCGGCGGCGCCGACCAGGGCGTACGCCATGATCTCCAGTTCGGCGACGCGGGCCTCGCGGCCGTCGGCGGCCAGGCCACGGGCGAGCATCCCGGCGACCACCTCGATGATCCGGCTCCGCATCGACGCCAGTTCCCCGGCGAACGGGGGCTCGCCCCGGGCCTGCCGGTAGAGGACCGCCCAGCCGTCCCGGTGCGCGCCGACGAACCGGAAGAACGCCCGCAGGCCGCGCCAGAGCCGCTCCTCGAACGGCAGGTCCGGTACGACCGCGCCGACGATCGCCTCCATCAGCCGGGTCCCCTCCCGGTGCAGGCAGGCGACGAAGAGTTCTTCCTTCGAGCCGAGGTAGGCGTAGACCATGGGTTTGGAGATGCCGGCCTCGTCGGCGATCTCGTCCATGCTCGCCGCGTGGAAGCCGCGCCGGGAGAAGACCCCGACCGCGGCGTCGAGCATCTGCTGCTCCCGTACGGCCCGGGGTAGCCGCCGGAAGGCGGGCGGAGTCGGCACGCTTGCGAGCCTACCTACTCGTGCGTAGGGTTACGCACGAGTAACCAATAATCTTGACCGGAACAGCGACAACCACCAGCCCTGGAGGACCCTCGCATGACCGACTTCGACCCGGCCAACTTCGCCTCGCTGGAGCCCCAGCAGTTCGCCCAGATCGTCAAGTCCACCCCGGACGACAAGCTGGCCGAGGTGATGAGCGGGGACCTGCGCGGCAAGGTCCTGGACGCGGTGTTCGGGCGGATGCCGGCACTGTTCCGGGCCGACCGGGCCGGCAACACCAACACGGTCATCCACTGGACCATCACCGGCCGGCCGGACGGCGGCTCCGACACCTACGAGATCGTCATCGAGAACGCGACCTGCCAGGTCTCCGAGACGCCACAGCGGGAGCCGAAGCTGACCCTCACGATGGGTCCGGTCGAGTTTCTCAAGATCGTCTCCGGTGGCGCCAACCCGGTGACGATGTTCATGACCGGCAAGCTGAAGGCAAAGGGTGACCTCGGGCTGGCCGCGAACATCGCCAACCTGTTCGACATCCCGAAGGCCTGACCAGGACGCCCGACCAGATCAACCACCCCGGGCGTCCGGCGGAGCCGGCGCCCGGGTCCGGAACGACGAGGGGACGAGGGGACGGCGTGACCGAGTTCTCGCTCGACCTGAACGAGGAGCAGCAGGAGCTGCGCGACTGGGTGCACGGCTTCGCCGCCGAGATCGTGCGGCCGGCCGCCGCCGAGTGGGACGCCCGCGAGGAGACCCCCTGGCCGGTGATCCAGGAGGCGGCGAAGGTCGGGCTGTACGGCTTCGAGTTCATCGCCAACTGCTGGGCCGACCCGACCGGCCTCTCCCTGCCGCTGGCCAACGAGGAACTCTTCTGGGGCGACGCCGGGATCGGCATGGCTCTCTTCGGCACCACCCTGGCGGTGGCCGCCATCTACGGCTCCGGCACCCCCGAACAGCTGCTCGAATGGGTGCCGCAGTGCTACGGCGACACCGACCGGCCGGCCGTGGCGGCGTTCTGCAGCACCGAGCCGGAGGCCGGCTCCGACGTCGCTGCCATGCGCACCCGGGCCCGCTACGACGCCGGCACCGACGAGTGGGTGCTGACCGGGCAGAAGGCGTACGCCACGAACGGCGGGATCGCCGCCGTGCACGTGGTCACCGCCTCGGTGGAGCCCGAACTCGGCTCCCGGGGCCAGGCCGCCTTCGTGGTGCCGCCCGGCACGGCCGGACTGACCGCGACGAAGAAGCTCAGGAAGCTGGGGCTGCGCGCCTCGCACACCGCCGACGTCTTCCTCGACGAGGTACGCGTGCCGGGCCGCTGCCTGCTCGGCGGGCGCGAGGCGCTGACCGAACGGCTCGACCGGGCCCGGAGCGGGCAGCGCGGCAACAGCCAGGCCGCGATGCGTACCTTCGAACTGTCCCGGCCGACGGTCGGGGCGCAGGCGGTCGGGGTGGCCCGGGCGGCGTACGAGTACGCCCTGGCGTACGCCCGGGAGCGGGTGCAGTTCGGCCGGCCGATCGTCGAGAACCAGGCGGTCGCATTCCAGCTCGCGGACATGCGGATGGAGATCGACGCCGCCCGGCTGCTGGTCTGGCGGGCCGCCTGGATGGGCCGCAACAACCGCCCGTTCAGCGCGGGCGAGGGCTCGATGTCGAAGCTCAAGGCCGGCGAGGTGGCGGTCTCGGTTACCGAACGGGCGGTGCAGATCCTCGGCGGCGCCGGCTTCCTCCGCGAGCACCCGGTCGAGCGCTGGTACCGGGACGCCAAGATCTACACGATCTTCGAGGGGACCTCGGAGATCCAGCGGCTGGTCATCTCCCGGGCCATCTCCGGGCACCAGATCCGCTGACCAGCCGCGGATCCAGGGCGGCAGCACAACAGGAGGGAGTACCCCGTTGCCTTCCGACCTCGCGTTCCTGGTCGCCACGCTGACCCGGCGCGGGCTGCTCAAGCCCGGCTCGCCCCGGCGGGTCGCGGCACAGCTCGGCGCCCTGCGGAACTGGGGCTTCAGCCTGGCCGGCGAGCTGCGCCAGGCGGCGGCCCGGGATCCGGACCGGATCGCGCTGGTCGACGAGGAGCGCGGCGAGGTCAGCTACCGGGAGCTGCTGGACCGGGCCGAACGGCTGGCCCGGTCGCTACGGGCCCGCTACGGCGTGACCGAGGGCGACCGGATCGGGGTGCTCTGCCGCAACCACTCGGGACTGGTGGAGACGGCCGTGGCCGGCGGGCTGCTCGGCGCCGACATCGTGCTCGGCAACACCGGCCTGTCCGGGGCACAGCTCGCGGCCGTCGCCCAGGAGCAGCGGTTCCGGCTGCTGGTGCACGACGACGAGTTCCTCGACCGGGTCGTCGGGCTGCCGGCCGAGGTGCACCGGATCGACGAACGGGAGTACCCGGAACTAATGGCCGGGGCGCCGCACGGTGAGCTGCACCCGCCGGAGCGGGACGGCCGGACCATCGTGCTCACCTCCGGCACCACCGGCACCCCGAAGGGTGCCCGCCGGCCCACCCCGAACGGCCTCGGCCCGCTCGTCGCGATCATCGACCGGATCCCGCTGCACCACGGGGTACGGATGATGATCGCCGCCCCGCTCTTCCACACCTGGGGGTACGCCGCACTCCAGATGGCCTTCGCGCTGCGCGGCACCGTCGTACTGCATCGGCGGTTCGAGCCGGTGGCGGCGGTGGCGGCGCTGCGCCGGCACTCCTGCACCGCGCTGTTCGCCGTACCGGTGATGCTGCAACGGCTGCTGGAGGTGCCGCCGGCCGCCACGCCGCCGCTGGAGGTGGTCGCGGTCAGCGGCTCGGCGCTGCCCGGCGGGCTGGCGCCCCGGTTCATGGACCGGTACGGCGACGTGCTCTACAACCTCTACGGCTCCACCGAGGTCTCCTGGGCCGCCATCGCCACCCCGGCCGAGCTGCGCCGGGCGCCGACCACCGCCGGCCGGCCGCCGCACGGCACCCGGCTGGCGATCGTCGACGCCGCCGGCGAGCCCGTGCCGGCCGGTCAGGTCGGCCGGATCCTGGTCGGCAACGAACTGCTCTTCGAGGGGTACACGGCGGGCGGGCCGGAACAGCAGGGTCGGGTTGCCGGCCCGGCCCGGGTACGGCTGCTGGACACCGGCGACCTCGGCCACCTGGACGCGGACGGGCTGCTGCACGTCGACGGCCGGGCCGACGACATGATCGTCTCGGGGGGCGAGAACGTCCATCCGGCCGAGGTGGAGAACCTGCTCGCCGAGCTGCCCCAGGTGCGCGAGGTGGCGGTCATCGGGGTACCGGACCGGACGTACGGGCAGCGGCTGGTGGCGTACCTGGTGCTGCGTCCCGGCGAGACGATCGACCCGGACGCGGTACGCGAGTACGTCCGCCGCTACCGAGCCCGGTTCTCGGTGCCGAGGGACGTCAACTTCGTACCGGCGCTGCCGCGCAACGCGACCGGCAAGGTGATGACCAGGGAGTTGCGCCGCTACCACCGGGCCTGAACCGAGCGGTCGACGACCGCCGGCGGCGGACGGCGGGAGGCGAACGGCGGGCGGTCGACGGCTCAGGTGGTGATTCGGACGGTCACCGTGCCGATCAGGATCCGGTGGTCGGAGCAGGCGCCGCCGCAGCTCGTCGAGATGGCCAGCGAGTCACCGGTGTACGTCCCGGCGATCCGGTCCTCCCGTACGAAGATCATGTCGATCTTCTTGCCCTGGCCGTCCGGTCCGCTGGTGTCGCCGTCGGCGACTGTCGTCTCGCCGTAGCCGGGACTGGCCGGATCGGTGTCGTCCAGCTCCCGGTAGTCGCCCTGGTTGCCGCTGTTGCGCGGCACGTCCAGGTTGCGGGAGTACCACGGGTTCATCCGGCCGTAGTTCGGCTGGGCGTTGAAGTCGCCCGCGATGATCACCGTGTCGCCGGCCGCGTGGTAGCTCTCCACCCGGGTCAGCACCTCGCCGAGCTGGCGTTCGTTGATCTTTCCGCCGCCGATCACCTCGTTGGACGGGGTGATGTGGGTGGTGCAGAACCTCAGGTGCGGGCGGGCCTCCAGCGGGGCACAGAGCAGCTTGCGCCGCTCCGAGCTGCCGTCCGGGGCCAGCGCGAGACGGTCCGCCGGGCCCATCGGCGCCCTGCTGAAGATGGCGACCCCGAACGGCTCACCGCCGCAGGCGGTCTCGTTGTGCGCCTCGAAGCGGGAGAAGTTCTCGACGTCCTGCGGCCAGCCCGACCCCCGCAGGTTGGACTGCACCGCCTTGTACTGGCTCCAGCACAGCTCGTTCAGCGCCGCGAAGTGCGCGCTGCGGTTGCGGATCGAGTTGGCCAGCGCGCCGATCAGCCCGTTCCCGGTGGCGCCCCGGTGCATCTTCCAGCCGGCGACGTTCCAGACCCAGACGTTGTAG
Above is a window of Micromonospora sp. WMMD1102 DNA encoding:
- a CDS encoding winged helix-turn-helix domain-containing protein, which encodes MEQAPPSGEQLLRMLTALASPHRLRIVAALAEGRSYVSQLARRLEMNRPLLYMHLQRLEAAGLVTGELETARDGSSVKYFEVVPFALAVTPQVVAEAVPTLDPAAGVTGTAEQNGPAAGGSGEETSE
- a CDS encoding AMP-binding protein is translated as MPSDLAFLVATLTRRGLLKPGSPRRVAAQLGALRNWGFSLAGELRQAAARDPDRIALVDEERGEVSYRELLDRAERLARSLRARYGVTEGDRIGVLCRNHSGLVETAVAGGLLGADIVLGNTGLSGAQLAAVAQEQRFRLLVHDDEFLDRVVGLPAEVHRIDEREYPELMAGAPHGELHPPERDGRTIVLTSGTTGTPKGARRPTPNGLGPLVAIIDRIPLHHGVRMMIAAPLFHTWGYAALQMAFALRGTVVLHRRFEPVAAVAALRRHSCTALFAVPVMLQRLLEVPPAATPPLEVVAVSGSALPGGLAPRFMDRYGDVLYNLYGSTEVSWAAIATPAELRRAPTTAGRPPHGTRLAIVDAAGEPVPAGQVGRILVGNELLFEGYTAGGPEQQGRVAGPARVRLLDTGDLGHLDADGLLHVDGRADDMIVSGGENVHPAEVENLLAELPQVREVAVIGVPDRTYGQRLVAYLVLRPGETIDPDAVREYVRRYRARFSVPRDVNFVPALPRNATGKVMTRELRRYHRA
- a CDS encoding acyl-CoA dehydrogenase family protein yields the protein MTEFSLDLNEEQQELRDWVHGFAAEIVRPAAAEWDAREETPWPVIQEAAKVGLYGFEFIANCWADPTGLSLPLANEELFWGDAGIGMALFGTTLAVAAIYGSGTPEQLLEWVPQCYGDTDRPAVAAFCSTEPEAGSDVAAMRTRARYDAGTDEWVLTGQKAYATNGGIAAVHVVTASVEPELGSRGQAAFVVPPGTAGLTATKKLRKLGLRASHTADVFLDEVRVPGRCLLGGREALTERLDRARSGQRGNSQAAMRTFELSRPTVGAQAVGVARAAYEYALAYARERVQFGRPIVENQAVAFQLADMRMEIDAARLLVWRAAWMGRNNRPFSAGEGSMSKLKAGEVAVSVTERAVQILGGAGFLREHPVERWYRDAKIYTIFEGTSEIQRLVISRAISGHQIR
- a CDS encoding SCP2 sterol-binding domain-containing protein gives rise to the protein MTDFDPANFASLEPQQFAQIVKSTPDDKLAEVMSGDLRGKVLDAVFGRMPALFRADRAGNTNTVIHWTITGRPDGGSDTYEIVIENATCQVSETPQREPKLTLTMGPVEFLKIVSGGANPVTMFMTGKLKAKGDLGLAANIANLFDIPKA
- a CDS encoding TetR/AcrR family transcriptional regulator codes for the protein MPTPPAFRRLPRAVREQQMLDAAVGVFSRRGFHAASMDEIADEAGISKPMVYAYLGSKEELFVACLHREGTRLMEAIVGAVVPDLPFEERLWRGLRAFFRFVGAHRDGWAVLYRQARGEPPFAGELASMRSRIIEVVAGMLARGLAADGREARVAELEIMAYALVGAAESVADLLADQPDADPDRMAGRMMEMAWSGAGNLLAGRRWRPPSTRPD
- a CDS encoding endonuclease/exonuclease/phosphatase family protein, which produces MAGTAAPAASAAEVTASYNVWVWNVAGWKMHRGATGNGLIGALANSIRNRSAHFAALNELCWSQYKAVQSNLRGSGWPQDVENFSRFEAHNETACGGEPFGVAIFSRAPMGPADRLALAPDGSSERRKLLCAPLEARPHLRFCTTHITPSNEVIGGGKINERQLGEVLTRVESYHAAGDTVIIAGDFNAQPNYGRMNPWYSRNLDVPRNSGNQGDYRELDDTDPASPGYGETTVADGDTSGPDGQGKKIDMIFVREDRIAGTYTGDSLAISTSCGGACSDHRILIGTVTVRITT